A DNA window from Kitasatospora viridis contains the following coding sequences:
- a CDS encoding ABC transporter substrate-binding protein yields MTAPRISRRTLLRTVGAGLGAAAGAGLLAACGSGAAHPAALDADAPTASVAPKRGGKLRAAFAGSSAESTNVLQATGSAVDYVRARLIWDTLGELDGSKVIWRLAESVEPNADASRWTVKLRAGVSFSDGRQLTAQDVLFSLRTLAANPTVQAGVLGGLDPNASAVRDPRTLDLQLKAPDGFFDLVLAQSMFVFPDGTSDFAHALGSGPFLLKSWSAGASSLLTARTDYWDAANGGPYLDRIELFSVADAGARLNGLKAGQFDYAGGLTLATARAEQDNKALRVLTAPKELWSDLAFTMNLGTDPFTKPEAVQALKLAIDRDAMVRTVTLGYGEVAGDALGKYQTWYDTTLPARPHDPDQARRLLPGGKLSLRTSDYEYGTLESASAFVQQAQAAGIQVAVDKVPAADYYADVKTLLSTPLQTNLYHAQPLPLQLSMYYGPQAMYPFTGPADPTLTGLLAAMHTAVGDDRRTSAVHDVQHYLYDHGGDAVFARIPPLAASTPAVHGIQPRGVFDYPCLRDAFLA; encoded by the coding sequence GTGACCGCACCCCGGATATCCCGTAGAACCCTGCTGCGCACCGTCGGTGCCGGCCTCGGCGCCGCGGCCGGCGCCGGCCTGCTGGCCGCCTGCGGCTCCGGCGCCGCGCACCCCGCGGCACTGGATGCCGACGCGCCGACCGCCTCCGTGGCGCCGAAGCGCGGCGGAAAGCTGCGGGCCGCCTTCGCCGGATCCAGCGCCGAGTCCACCAACGTGCTCCAGGCCACCGGCAGCGCCGTCGACTACGTGCGGGCCCGGCTGATCTGGGACACCCTCGGCGAGCTCGACGGCAGCAAGGTGATCTGGCGGCTCGCCGAGTCGGTCGAGCCGAACGCCGACGCCAGCCGCTGGACGGTCAAGCTGCGGGCCGGCGTCAGCTTCAGCGACGGGCGCCAACTCACCGCCCAGGACGTGCTGTTCAGCCTCCGCACGCTGGCCGCCAACCCGACCGTGCAGGCCGGTGTGCTCGGCGGCCTCGACCCGAACGCCTCCGCCGTCCGCGACCCGCGCACCCTGGACCTCCAACTCAAGGCCCCGGACGGGTTCTTCGACCTGGTGCTGGCTCAGTCGATGTTCGTCTTCCCGGACGGCACCAGCGACTTCGCGCACGCCCTCGGCTCCGGCCCGTTCCTGCTGAAGAGCTGGAGCGCCGGCGCCAGCAGCCTGCTCACCGCCCGCACCGACTACTGGGACGCGGCCAACGGCGGCCCCTACCTGGACCGGATCGAGCTCTTCTCGGTCGCCGACGCGGGCGCCCGGCTGAACGGCCTGAAGGCCGGTCAGTTCGACTACGCCGGCGGCCTCACCCTGGCCACCGCCCGCGCCGAGCAGGACAACAAGGCGCTGCGGGTGCTCACCGCCCCCAAGGAGCTCTGGAGCGACCTGGCCTTCACCATGAACCTGGGCACCGACCCGTTCACCAAGCCCGAGGCCGTCCAGGCGCTGAAGCTGGCGATCGACCGGGACGCCATGGTCCGCACCGTCACCCTCGGCTACGGCGAGGTGGCCGGTGACGCGCTCGGCAAGTACCAGACCTGGTACGACACCACCCTGCCGGCCCGCCCCCACGACCCCGACCAGGCCAGGCGGCTCCTCCCCGGCGGCAAGCTCTCGCTGCGCACCAGCGACTACGAGTACGGCACGCTGGAGAGCGCGAGCGCCTTCGTGCAGCAGGCCCAGGCGGCGGGCATCCAGGTGGCGGTGGACAAGGTCCCGGCCGCCGACTACTACGCCGACGTCAAGACCCTGCTCAGCACCCCGCTGCAGACCAACCTCTACCACGCCCAGCCGCTGCCGCTGCAACTGTCCATGTACTACGGGCCGCAGGCCATGTACCCGTTCACCGGCCCGGCCGACCCCACGCTGACCGGCCTGCTGGCCGCCATGCACACCGCCGTCGGCGACGACCGGCGCACCAGCGCGGTGCACGACGTCCAGCACTACCTCTACGACCACGGCGGCGACGCGGTCTTCGCCCGGATCCCCCCGCTCGCCGCCTCGACCCCGGCCGTGCACGGCATCCAGCCGCGCGGCGTGTTCGACTACCCGTGCCTGCGCGACGCCTTCCTCGCGTGA
- a CDS encoding lipase family protein: protein MSRNSVRRLAVAVAAATVTALAAAPGAWAATASGSTGDSFATYTGSAPLSSFAPGTVLKTRTLHYHIEGIPTPVTAIQLLYRTTDAQGRPAANVTSVVRSLTGNTTTAVSYQSFYDSLNPQDEPSRAIAGNVTLGGTIANFESVALSALLLQGDNLVIPDTEGQGADFAAGPEYAFNTLDSIRAATSSPATGLNGATKFGLMGYSGGSIATDWASALAPGYAPDVNKNLVGFAEGGVLVDPAHNLKYVNGSLVWSGVIPMSIIGVSRSYGVDLTPYLNGYGLQIYDRLQNGSLLDALGHYPGLTWQQMAKPQYADPDSVAAFVDVVNKINLGSAPTPTIPGYIAQGDGGVLEGTFANPSGIGTGDGVMVAGDVRALANQYCATGNRSIKYDQYDLLSHFGTAPAWALNAASWLNDRFAGRPAPSDCGHIPAGNSLAPERTVS from the coding sequence ATGTCCAGAAACTCCGTCCGCCGCCTGGCCGTCGCCGTGGCCGCCGCCACGGTGACGGCCCTGGCCGCCGCCCCGGGCGCCTGGGCCGCGACCGCGAGCGGCAGTACGGGCGATTCCTTCGCCACCTACACCGGCAGTGCGCCGCTGTCCTCCTTCGCACCGGGCACCGTGCTCAAGACCCGGACCCTGCACTACCACATCGAGGGCATCCCCACGCCGGTCACCGCGATCCAGCTGCTCTACCGCACCACCGACGCGCAGGGCCGACCGGCCGCGAACGTGACCTCGGTGGTGCGCAGCCTCACCGGCAACACCACGACGGCGGTCTCCTACCAGTCGTTCTACGACTCCCTGAACCCGCAGGACGAACCGTCCCGGGCCATCGCCGGGAACGTGACGCTCGGCGGCACCATCGCCAACTTCGAGTCCGTCGCCCTCTCGGCGCTGCTGCTGCAGGGCGACAACCTCGTCATCCCGGACACCGAGGGCCAGGGTGCGGACTTCGCGGCCGGCCCGGAGTACGCCTTCAACACCCTGGACTCGATCCGGGCCGCGACCAGCTCCCCGGCGACCGGCCTGAACGGCGCGACGAAGTTCGGCCTGATGGGCTACTCCGGCGGCTCCATCGCCACCGACTGGGCCTCGGCGCTCGCCCCGGGCTACGCGCCCGACGTCAACAAGAACCTGGTCGGCTTCGCCGAGGGCGGGGTGCTCGTCGACCCGGCGCACAACCTGAAGTACGTCAACGGCTCGCTGGTCTGGTCCGGCGTCATCCCGATGTCGATCATCGGGGTCTCCCGCTCCTACGGCGTCGACCTGACGCCCTACCTGAACGGCTACGGCCTGCAGATCTACGACCGGCTGCAGAACGGCTCGCTGCTCGACGCGCTCGGCCACTACCCGGGTCTGACCTGGCAGCAGATGGCCAAGCCCCAGTACGCCGACCCGGACTCGGTGGCCGCCTTCGTCGACGTGGTGAACAAGATCAACCTGGGCTCGGCCCCGACTCCGACCATCCCCGGCTACATCGCCCAGGGCGACGGGGGCGTGCTGGAGGGGACGTTCGCCAACCCGTCCGGCATCGGCACCGGCGACGGCGTGATGGTCGCCGGCGACGTGCGGGCGCTGGCCAACCAGTACTGCGCCACCGGCAACCGCTCGATCAAGTACGACCAGTACGACCTGCTCAGCCACTTCGGCACGGCGCCGGCCTGGGCGCTCAACGCGGCCTCCTGGTTGAACGACCGCTTCGCGGGCAGGCCGGCCCCGTCCGACTGCGGGCACATCCCGGCGGGCAACTCGCTCGCGCCGGAGCGGACGGTCTCCTGA
- a CDS encoding helix-turn-helix domain-containing protein produces MTQVASPDAPAPGGRDPHVGTRVREYRLMRRLTLRALGKAAGVSPSFLSQLENGRTDASVGSLRRISMALGVSMADLFEPAPRAWHAVLRRADRPQVEVTAGSRKFMIAQPPLRHLEIYTGEFGPGGSTGDGQYTHGDAQEVLLVISGEVTLELSEERHTLRTGDSIEYATSTPHRLVNSGQGPAEVLWVISPPTPDEVPST; encoded by the coding sequence ATGACACAGGTGGCCTCTCCGGACGCCCCGGCCCCGGGCGGCCGGGACCCGCACGTGGGCACCCGGGTGCGCGAGTACCGGCTGATGCGGCGGCTCACGCTGCGCGCGCTCGGCAAGGCGGCCGGGGTGAGCCCCAGCTTCCTCAGCCAGCTGGAGAACGGCCGCACCGACGCCAGCGTCGGCTCGCTGCGCCGGATCTCCATGGCCCTGGGCGTCAGCATGGCCGACCTGTTCGAGCCCGCGCCGCGCGCCTGGCACGCGGTGCTCCGGCGCGCCGACCGGCCGCAGGTCGAAGTCACCGCCGGGTCGCGGAAGTTCATGATCGCGCAGCCGCCGCTGCGTCACCTGGAGATCTACACGGGCGAGTTCGGCCCCGGCGGCTCCACCGGCGACGGCCAGTACACCCACGGGGACGCCCAGGAAGTACTGCTGGTGATCTCCGGCGAGGTCACCCTGGAGCTGTCCGAGGAGCGCCACACCCTGCGCACCGGGGACAGCATCGAGTACGCCACCTCGACCCCGCACCGCCTGGTCAACTCGGGCCAGGGACCGGCCGAGGTGCTCTGGGTGATCAGCCCGCCGACACCGGACGAGGTGCCGAGCACCTAG
- a CDS encoding ATP-binding cassette domain-containing protein has product MTEFRIPRWRTLLAGGALLAVVLLALLGPVLAPHPPGEVLDMPYAPAGGAAPLGTDHLGADVLSRFLAGGRSLVLLSLAALAAGYGIGGTAGMAAALRGGRLDRAVRWSADVLLSLPALLLLSLTVVALGRGALGVGAAAAVVLLPEIVRLVRAATLQALQHDYVEAAAARGEGTAYLLFREVLPNLAPVLAADAAVRFVGAVFVVATAGFLGYGAQPPAADWGLMILENRDGLALQPLAVAVPAIGVLALLLSANLLVDAAFPAVARRRRTGPAAPLETGAVLRVRGLTVTAGGRTVLDGIDLDLAPGRVLALVGPSGSGKTTLALAALGELRPGLALAGGELHLMGRQVLHLPDRQLRRLRREHAGYVPQDPRTSLAPTMRIGRHLGEFLRARAVPAAERPERIRAALRMVRLPDDDAFLRRYPHQLSGGQRQRVALAAALAHRPDLLVLDEPTSALDPATAAALLADLKELRADGGPAVLLVGHDLAQVAGVADEIAVLDGGRVVERGPVAGLLADPAGPTARRLVEAARASWRGPAAEETARPVLTVRGLRALRGPRAVLGEVELTVRAGECLSVVGPSGGGKTTLLRCLTGLHPDWSGHLQLDGAPVPARLRDRTAAQLRRLQLVPQDPHDSLNPRHPVGRIIARPLARHRPELDPRARRAEVHRLLDRVGLTAEHAERRPAQLSGGQRQRVALARALAAEPAVLLCDEATSALDAPTADTVLRLLDELRRELRIALVVVTHDLTVPARLGGRLAVLADGRIREHGPTERLLTNPTHPVTAELLAAVPELPISPTSPTSPTSSARSTRGPH; this is encoded by the coding sequence TTGACCGAATTCCGAATACCGCGGTGGCGGACCCTGCTGGCGGGCGGCGCACTGCTCGCGGTGGTGCTGCTCGCGCTGCTCGGCCCGGTGCTGGCGCCGCACCCGCCCGGCGAGGTGCTGGACATGCCGTACGCGCCGGCCGGCGGCGCCGCGCCGCTCGGCACCGACCACCTCGGCGCGGACGTGCTCAGCCGCTTCCTGGCCGGCGGGCGGTCGCTGGTGCTGCTCTCGCTGGCCGCGCTCGCCGCCGGCTACGGCATCGGCGGGACGGCCGGCATGGCCGCCGCGCTGCGCGGCGGCCGGCTGGACCGGGCGGTGCGCTGGAGCGCCGACGTGCTGCTCAGCCTGCCGGCCCTGCTGCTGCTCAGCCTCACCGTGGTCGCGCTCGGCCGGGGCGCGCTCGGCGTCGGCGCGGCCGCCGCGGTCGTGCTGCTGCCGGAGATCGTCCGGCTGGTCCGCGCCGCCACCCTGCAGGCGCTCCAGCACGACTACGTCGAGGCGGCCGCGGCGCGCGGGGAGGGCACGGCCTACCTGCTGTTCCGGGAGGTGCTGCCCAACCTCGCGCCGGTGCTCGCCGCCGACGCCGCGGTGCGGTTCGTCGGCGCCGTGTTCGTGGTCGCCACCGCCGGGTTCCTCGGCTACGGCGCCCAACCACCGGCCGCCGACTGGGGCTTGATGATCCTGGAGAACCGGGACGGGCTGGCCCTGCAACCGCTCGCGGTCGCGGTGCCGGCGATCGGCGTGCTGGCGCTGCTGCTCTCGGCGAACCTGCTGGTGGACGCCGCGTTCCCGGCGGTGGCCCGACGGCGCCGCACCGGCCCGGCCGCGCCGCTGGAGACGGGCGCGGTGCTGCGGGTGCGCGGCCTCACGGTGACGGCGGGCGGGCGCACCGTGCTGGACGGGATCGACCTCGACCTCGCGCCCGGCCGGGTGCTGGCCCTGGTCGGCCCCTCCGGCAGCGGGAAGACCACGCTCGCGCTGGCCGCGCTCGGCGAACTGCGGCCCGGGCTCGCGCTCGCCGGCGGAGAACTGCACCTGATGGGCCGTCAGGTGCTGCACCTGCCGGACCGTCAGCTGCGCCGACTGCGCCGCGAGCACGCCGGCTACGTGCCGCAGGACCCGCGCACCTCGCTCGCGCCGACCATGCGGATCGGCCGCCACCTCGGCGAGTTCCTGCGGGCCCGCGCCGTGCCGGCCGCCGAGCGGCCCGAGCGGATCAGGGCCGCCCTGCGGATGGTCCGACTGCCGGACGACGACGCCTTCCTGCGCCGCTACCCGCACCAGCTCTCCGGCGGCCAGCGCCAGCGGGTGGCGCTGGCCGCCGCGCTCGCCCACCGGCCCGACCTGCTGGTGCTGGACGAGCCGACCAGCGCCCTGGACCCGGCCACCGCCGCCGCGCTGCTCGCCGACCTCAAGGAGCTGCGGGCCGACGGCGGACCGGCCGTGCTGCTGGTCGGCCACGACCTGGCCCAGGTCGCCGGGGTGGCCGACGAGATCGCGGTGCTCGACGGCGGCCGGGTGGTGGAGCGCGGACCGGTCGCCGGTCTGCTCGCCGACCCGGCCGGCCCGACCGCGCGCCGGCTGGTCGAGGCGGCCCGGGCGAGCTGGCGGGGCCCGGCCGCCGAGGAGACCGCCCGGCCCGTCCTGACGGTCCGTGGCCTCCGGGCCCTGCGCGGCCCCCGGGCGGTGCTGGGGGAGGTGGAGCTGACGGTCCGGGCGGGCGAGTGCCTCAGCGTGGTCGGCCCCTCTGGCGGCGGCAAGACCACCCTGCTGCGCTGCCTGACCGGGCTGCACCCGGACTGGTCGGGGCACCTCCAGCTGGACGGCGCGCCCGTGCCGGCCCGGCTGCGCGACCGCACGGCGGCGCAGCTGCGCCGCCTCCAGCTGGTGCCGCAGGACCCGCACGACTCGCTCAACCCGCGCCACCCGGTGGGCCGGATCATCGCCCGCCCGCTGGCCCGCCACCGCCCGGAGCTGGACCCGCGGGCCCGGCGCGCGGAGGTGCACCGGCTGCTCGACCGGGTCGGCCTGACCGCCGAGCACGCCGAACGCCGGCCCGCCCAGCTCTCCGGCGGGCAGCGCCAACGCGTGGCACTGGCAAGGGCGCTGGCCGCCGAACCGGCCGTGCTGCTGTGCGACGAGGCGACCAGCGCGCTGGACGCGCCGACCGCCGACACCGTGCTGCGCCTGCTCGACGAGCTGCGCCGGGAGCTGCGGATCGCGCTGGTCGTGGTCACCCACGACCTGACGGTGCCCGCCCGCCTCGGCGGCCGGCTCGCCGTGCTGGCCGACGGCCGGATCCGCGAACACGGGCCGACCGAGCGCCTGTTGACCAACCCGACCCACCCGGTGACGGCCGAACTGCTGGCCGCCGTGCCGGAGTTGCCGATCTCTCCGACCTCTCCGACTTCTCCGACCTCGTCCGCCCGCTCGACCCGAGGACCGCACTGA
- a CDS encoding phosphocholine-specific phospholipase C — MTEPGFPLTRRRFLGGAVAAGALSVLPPGMAQALAAPSVPGSLADVKHVVVLMQENRSFDHYYGTMSGVRGFGDRTAVTMPNGLDVFHQPSASRSDGHLLPFRINTTQVDGQDDDYLPHAWSDQHQAIDGGRCDQWIAAKGEMTMGYLTEQDIPFHRALADAFTICDHYHCSVQGPTTPNRVYLFSGTIDAAGQHGGPGNNNPADYQPVYSWQTYPEFLEQRGVSWRVYANNEVGDDGNHPWVGDYGDNPLWLFSAFHDPANSALAQKAGITPWQPDSGLGKDPAHVLSAFTADCAAGTLPEVSWIVAPSGYCEHPAGRPLNGAVYIQEVLKALWADQELWSSTVLLINYDENDGMFDHVPPPMPPAGATDEYVGGLPIGLGARVPMTVISPWSKGGWVNSQVFDHTSVIRFIETWKHPDQPFPNISPWRRSVCGDLTSCFDFTAADPAVPTGLPVMPDHAIAPGDPDDPEKGLPAAAPPATGPTAAPAQDPGTRPARPLPYQPLAAASLSADRQLLTTTFANQGAAAVQLAAYRADGQTDGPWGYDVAAGATVSDTWHVQAYGGGEYDIAVHGPNRFRWQFAGDANSPGAGVEVTASYTAAPRLQLVLANASAQPVTITVTANQYRGDGPWTYAVPAGGSTTDSWDLLSFDGWYDLSVTVNTDPTFLRRFTGHAENGLPSRTG, encoded by the coding sequence GTGACCGAGCCAGGCTTCCCCCTCACCCGTCGCCGCTTCCTCGGCGGAGCCGTCGCCGCCGGCGCCCTGTCCGTGCTGCCGCCCGGCATGGCGCAGGCGCTGGCCGCCCCGTCCGTGCCCGGATCCCTGGCTGACGTCAAGCACGTCGTCGTGCTGATGCAGGAGAACCGCTCCTTCGACCACTACTACGGCACGATGAGCGGCGTCCGGGGCTTCGGCGACCGCACCGCGGTGACCATGCCGAACGGGCTGGACGTGTTCCACCAGCCCTCCGCGAGCCGGTCGGACGGCCACCTGCTGCCGTTCCGGATCAACACCACCCAGGTCGACGGCCAGGACGACGACTACCTGCCGCACGCCTGGAGCGACCAGCACCAGGCGATCGACGGCGGCAGGTGCGACCAGTGGATCGCCGCCAAGGGCGAGATGACGATGGGTTACCTCACCGAGCAGGACATCCCGTTCCACCGCGCGCTCGCCGACGCCTTCACCATCTGCGACCACTACCACTGCTCGGTGCAGGGCCCGACCACCCCCAACCGGGTCTACCTGTTCTCCGGCACCATCGACGCGGCCGGGCAGCACGGCGGCCCGGGCAACAACAACCCGGCGGACTACCAGCCGGTCTACTCCTGGCAGACCTATCCCGAGTTCCTGGAGCAGCGCGGCGTCAGCTGGCGGGTCTACGCCAACAACGAGGTCGGCGACGACGGCAACCACCCCTGGGTCGGCGACTACGGGGACAACCCGCTCTGGCTGTTCAGCGCGTTCCACGACCCGGCCAACTCCGCCCTGGCCCAGAAGGCCGGCATCACCCCGTGGCAGCCGGACTCCGGCCTCGGCAAGGATCCGGCGCACGTGCTCTCCGCCTTCACCGCCGACTGCGCGGCGGGCACCCTCCCCGAGGTCTCCTGGATCGTCGCCCCCTCCGGCTACTGCGAGCACCCGGCCGGGCGCCCGCTCAACGGGGCGGTCTACATCCAGGAGGTGCTGAAGGCGCTGTGGGCCGACCAGGAGCTCTGGTCCTCCACCGTGCTGCTGATCAACTACGACGAGAACGACGGCATGTTCGACCACGTGCCGCCGCCGATGCCGCCGGCCGGCGCCACCGACGAGTACGTGGGCGGCCTGCCGATCGGGCTGGGCGCCCGGGTGCCGATGACGGTGATCTCCCCCTGGAGCAAGGGCGGCTGGGTCAACTCCCAGGTGTTCGACCACACTTCGGTGATCCGCTTCATCGAGACCTGGAAGCACCCCGACCAGCCGTTCCCCAACATCTCGCCGTGGCGGCGCTCGGTCTGCGGCGACCTGACCAGCTGCTTCGACTTCACCGCCGCCGACCCGGCCGTGCCCACCGGCCTGCCCGTGATGCCCGATCACGCCATCGCGCCCGGCGACCCCGACGACCCCGAGAAGGGCCTGCCCGCCGCCGCCCCGCCCGCGACCGGCCCGACCGCCGCGCCCGCGCAGGACCCGGGGACCCGGCCCGCCCGGCCGCTGCCGTACCAGCCGCTGGCCGCGGCCTCGCTCAGCGCCGACCGGCAGCTCCTCACCACCACCTTCGCCAACCAGGGCGCCGCCGCGGTGCAGTTGGCGGCCTACCGGGCCGACGGGCAGACCGACGGGCCCTGGGGCTACGACGTGGCGGCCGGCGCGACGGTCAGCGACACCTGGCACGTCCAGGCCTACGGCGGCGGCGAGTACGACATCGCCGTCCACGGCCCCAACCGGTTCCGCTGGCAGTTCGCCGGCGACGCAAACAGCCCCGGCGCGGGCGTGGAGGTCACCGCCTCCTACACCGCCGCGCCCCGCCTGCAACTGGTGCTGGCCAACGCCTCCGCCCAGCCTGTCACCATCACCGTGACCGCCAACCAGTACCGGGGCGACGGGCCCTGGACGTACGCCGTCCCGGCCGGCGGTTCGACCACCGACAGCTGGGACCTGCTCTCCTTCGACGGCTGGTACGACCTCTCGGTCACGGTGAACACCGACCCGACCTTCCTGCGCCGCTTCACCGGGCACGCCGAGAACGGGCTGCCGAGCCGGACCGGCTGA
- a CDS encoding ABC transporter permease, which translates to MSGALRRLAAAAGTLLAASVLVFAATALAPGDAASARLGGRAGPAQVAELRHRLGLDQPAWSRYGHWLWRALHGDLGTSYASGRPVADLIAERAGNSLLLGAVAAVLLVPSALGLGLWAGVRAGRAADRVVSTATLALVSLPEFVTGTLLVLVLAVGLGLLPSVSVPSAGQSPLTQPQILVLPVLTLLSACLAQNVRLVRAGVIEANGSEAVRTARLGGLPEHRVLLRWVLPAAVVPAVPVFARYLAYLLGGTLVAETLFGYPGLAAALVDATASRDVPVVQGVTLLVAGLTITLNLLADLLANALNPAARSHS; encoded by the coding sequence GTGAGCGGTGCGCTGCGCCGCCTGGCCGCGGCCGCCGGGACCCTGCTGGCCGCCTCCGTCCTGGTGTTCGCGGCCACCGCGCTGGCGCCCGGTGACGCGGCGTCGGCCCGGCTCGGCGGCCGGGCCGGGCCCGCCCAGGTCGCCGAACTGCGGCACCGGCTCGGGCTGGACCAGCCGGCCTGGAGCCGGTACGGCCACTGGCTCTGGCGCGCGCTGCACGGCGACCTCGGCACCTCCTACGCCAGCGGCCGCCCGGTCGCCGACCTGATCGCCGAGCGGGCGGGCAACTCGCTGCTGCTCGGCGCGGTCGCCGCCGTGCTGCTGGTGCCCTCGGCGCTCGGACTGGGCCTGTGGGCGGGGGTGCGGGCCGGGCGGGCGGCCGACCGGGTGGTCTCCACGGCGACCCTGGCGCTGGTCAGCCTGCCCGAGTTCGTCACCGGCACGCTGCTGGTGCTGGTCCTCGCCGTCGGCCTCGGCCTGCTGCCCTCGGTCTCCGTGCCCTCGGCCGGGCAGAGCCCGCTGACCCAGCCGCAGATCCTGGTGCTGCCCGTGCTCACCCTGCTCTCGGCCTGCCTGGCGCAGAACGTCCGGCTGGTCCGCGCCGGGGTGATCGAGGCGAACGGCTCCGAGGCCGTCCGCACCGCCCGGCTCGGCGGCCTGCCCGAACACCGGGTGCTGCTGCGCTGGGTGCTGCCGGCCGCCGTGGTGCCCGCCGTGCCGGTCTTCGCCCGCTACCTCGCCTACCTGCTCGGCGGCACCCTGGTCGCCGAGACCCTGTTCGGCTACCCGGGCCTGGCGGCCGCTCTGGTGGACGCCACCGCGAGCCGGGACGTGCCGGTGGTGCAGGGCGTCACGCTGCTGGTGGCCGGCCTGACGATCACCCTCAACCTGCTCGCCGACCTGCTCGCCAACGCACTGAACCCCGCTGCCAGGAGCCACAGTTGA
- a CDS encoding APC family permease: MSSTSISSPTDPPSGASGGKGLKDGALGLASSVAIGLASTAPAYSLAATLGLVVAGVGLQSPIVMILAFIPMLLIAYAYREMNAADPDCGTTFTWAARAFGPRTGWMGGWGIIAADVIVLANLAQIAGQYGFELIGANGLASSTLWTTTAGVVWIVLMTWLCYIGIEISAALQKVLLGIEVVMLAVLSVVALAKVYTGHAAAGSAHIALSWFNPLNIDSPSAFTKGILAAIFIYWGWDTAVSVNEETESRASTPGRAAVISTVLLLVIYAVVSTSAQAFAGIGTSGTGLANKANAGDVLSGLGNEVFGSHGIGWFLSKLLIFMVLTSSAASTQTSILPTARTTLSMAAHKAIPARFARIHAKYLTPTWSTVGMGVVSAVFYVVLSKVSTAVLTDSIGSIGLSIAFYYGLTGAACVWYYRRVLTRSARDLWFKGILPGLGALILFGLFVYAAFFVYADPGYGTGSVDLPLLGQVGRVSVIGIGSLLFGALVMIGYSLVRPAYFAKRVITVSAAEPS; encoded by the coding sequence ATGTCTTCCACTTCGATCAGTTCGCCGACCGACCCGCCCAGCGGCGCCAGCGGCGGCAAGGGACTCAAGGACGGCGCGCTCGGCCTGGCCTCCAGCGTCGCCATCGGCCTCGCCTCCACCGCCCCCGCCTACAGCCTCGCGGCCACCCTCGGCCTGGTGGTCGCCGGAGTCGGGCTCCAGTCGCCGATCGTGATGATCCTCGCCTTCATCCCGATGCTGCTGATCGCCTACGCCTACCGGGAGATGAACGCGGCCGACCCGGACTGCGGCACCACCTTCACCTGGGCGGCCAGGGCGTTCGGGCCGCGCACCGGCTGGATGGGCGGCTGGGGCATCATCGCCGCGGACGTCATCGTGCTCGCCAACCTGGCGCAGATCGCGGGCCAGTACGGTTTCGAGCTGATCGGCGCCAACGGCTTGGCGAGCAGCACGCTGTGGACCACCACGGCCGGTGTCGTCTGGATCGTGCTGATGACCTGGCTCTGCTACATCGGCATCGAGATCTCCGCCGCGCTGCAGAAGGTCCTGCTGGGCATCGAGGTCGTGATGCTGGCGGTGCTCTCGGTCGTCGCCCTGGCCAAGGTGTACACCGGTCACGCCGCCGCCGGCTCCGCGCACATCGCGCTCTCCTGGTTCAACCCGCTGAACATCGACTCGCCCAGCGCCTTCACGAAGGGCATCCTGGCCGCGATCTTCATCTACTGGGGCTGGGACACCGCCGTCTCGGTCAACGAGGAGACCGAGAGCCGGGCGAGCACCCCGGGGCGGGCCGCGGTGATCTCCACCGTGCTGCTGCTGGTGATCTACGCCGTGGTCTCCACCTCGGCACAGGCCTTCGCGGGCATCGGCACCAGCGGGACCGGCCTGGCCAACAAGGCGAACGCCGGTGACGTGTTGTCGGGCCTGGGCAACGAGGTGTTCGGCAGTCACGGGATCGGGTGGTTCCTCTCCAAGCTGCTCATCTTCATGGTGCTCACCTCCTCGGCCGCCTCCACCCAGACGTCGATCCTGCCGACCGCTCGGACCACCCTGTCGATGGCCGCCCACAAGGCGATCCCGGCGCGGTTCGCCCGGATCCACGCCAAGTACCTGACGCCCACCTGGTCGACCGTCGGCATGGGCGTGGTCTCGGCGGTCTTCTACGTGGTCCTCAGCAAGGTCAGCACGGCGGTGCTCACCGACTCGATCGGCTCGATCGGCCTGTCCATCGCCTTCTACTACGGCCTGACCGGCGCCGCCTGCGTCTGGTACTACCGCAGGGTGCTCACCCGCAGCGCCCGCGACCTCTGGTTCAAGGGCATCCTGCCGGGCCTCGGCGCGCTGATCCTGTTCGGGCTGTTCGTCTACGCCGCCTTCTTCGTCTACGCCGACCCGGGCTACGGCACCGGCAGTGTCGACCTGCCGCTGCTCGGGCAGGTCGGGCGGGTCTCGGTGATCGGCATCGGATCGCTGCTGTTCGGCGCGCTGGTGATGATCGGTTACTCGCTGGTCCGCCCCGCCTACTTCGCCAAGCGGGTGATCACCGTCTCGGCGGCCGAGCCGTCCTGA